One window of the Leptospira koniambonensis genome contains the following:
- a CDS encoding neutral/alkaline non-lysosomal ceramidase N-terminal domain-containing protein — translation MKKFRLAIVLPFLFLFFSGSAFSGTAKPQIKDFNFEVGMSKVDITGPSTGIMFWGYAQEGQKGEGIHLRQFARALVIKDPKTGKVLAYVTAELGGVPHEVQRDVAARLKKEVDPNFNLANVLLNASHTHSAPAGFFHYIQNSIYTTKFFPEYYSVITNGIFQAIKEAYSKREIAQLLIGTATVEGAGVNRSLVAYQANPKEERDKYNSDTDRTMIQISVNTRRGVIGIVNWFGVHTTSMTFDNHLVSTDNKGYASYLSEFEAAKRGQKDFIAIFAQANEGDVTPNLNLNNTGPGKDMFESTKIIGERQYLASSKILNDDNLRALPSGLNYTQSFIDMPNSIVRKEFSETGKDERTCLSAYGYALAAGSTEEGGGHWLFHEGMKDEDRKFYIDWLAARLLQAPSDELRICQKPKAILFPMGETKPDPSLSQILPLGLATIGDFALIVSPNEVTTMSSRRMKETVKKVLGTKIKEIALSGLTNDFAGYITTKEEYSTQQYEGGHTLHGPFSLDLFRQEYYRLANDLLQNKTSTQGPFPKDLSTTVVGTDVPHRDKISSFEPKIKTPNESIAKIGESVSCEVSSVNPNISYPKQKSYFDVEKKEGDKWITAYADASWATKFYYKKSFLPLFDDKILLVWETDKNDVPGVYRLKHSSFYINKEGKEVPFSIDCPEFELK, via the coding sequence ATGAAGAAATTCCGTTTAGCGATTGTTCTTCCTTTTTTGTTTTTATTCTTTTCCGGGTCTGCATTTTCCGGAACTGCTAAGCCTCAGATTAAAGATTTTAATTTTGAGGTTGGAATGTCCAAAGTAGACATCACTGGACCTTCAACAGGGATCATGTTTTGGGGTTATGCGCAAGAAGGACAAAAGGGAGAAGGTATACATCTCCGACAATTTGCAAGAGCCTTGGTCATCAAAGATCCTAAAACAGGAAAAGTATTAGCCTACGTGACTGCAGAATTAGGCGGAGTTCCCCATGAAGTCCAAAGAGATGTAGCAGCCAGATTGAAGAAGGAGGTAGATCCTAATTTCAATTTAGCAAATGTTCTTCTGAACGCTTCTCATACCCATAGCGCTCCTGCAGGATTTTTTCACTATATTCAAAATTCAATATATACTACTAAGTTTTTTCCTGAATATTATTCAGTAATCACAAACGGTATTTTTCAGGCAATCAAAGAGGCTTATTCTAAAAGGGAAATAGCTCAGTTATTGATCGGAACTGCGACTGTAGAAGGGGCTGGAGTGAATCGTTCTTTAGTAGCTTACCAAGCAAATCCTAAGGAAGAAAGAGATAAGTATAATTCAGATACAGATAGAACGATGATCCAAATCTCTGTGAATACCAGAAGAGGAGTGATCGGGATTGTGAACTGGTTCGGGGTGCATACAACAAGTATGACCTTCGACAATCATTTGGTATCTACAGATAATAAAGGATACGCTTCTTATCTTTCGGAATTTGAGGCTGCAAAAAGAGGACAAAAAGATTTTATCGCAATCTTTGCTCAGGCAAACGAAGGAGATGTAACTCCAAATCTAAATCTGAACAATACCGGCCCCGGAAAGGATATGTTTGAGAGCACAAAGATCATTGGAGAAAGACAATATCTTGCGAGTTCTAAGATCTTAAATGATGATAATCTGAGAGCATTACCTTCAGGCCTTAACTATACACAGTCTTTTATAGATATGCCGAACTCAATTGTTCGTAAGGAATTTTCAGAAACAGGAAAGGACGAAAGAACTTGTTTGTCTGCTTACGGATATGCTTTAGCTGCAGGTTCTACGGAAGAAGGTGGAGGACATTGGCTTTTCCACGAAGGAATGAAAGACGAGGATAGAAAATTCTATATTGATTGGTTGGCAGCAAGATTACTGCAAGCTCCAAGTGATGAATTGAGAATCTGCCAAAAACCTAAAGCGATCCTATTCCCAATGGGAGAAACAAAACCAGATCCTTCTCTTTCTCAAATTTTACCCTTAGGTCTTGCTACAATCGGCGATTTTGCCTTGATCGTTTCACCTAACGAGGTTACTACGATGTCCAGCAGAAGGATGAAAGAAACAGTAAAAAAAGTTTTAGGAACTAAGATCAAAGAAATCGCTCTTTCAGGACTGACCAACGATTTCGCGGGATATATCACTACTAAGGAGGAATATTCTACCCAACAATACGAAGGTGGCCACACTCTTCACGGACCTTTTAGTTTAGATCTTTTTAGACAAGAATATTACAGACTTGCAAATGATCTTTTGCAGAACAAGACAAGCACTCAAGGACCTTTCCCTAAGGATCTGAGCACAACTGTTGTAGGCACTGATGTTCCTCATAGAGATAAGATCTCTTCTTTCGAACCTAAAATCAAAACTCCGAATGAGAGTATTGCAAAGATAGGAGAATCCGTTTCTTGTGAAGTGAGTTCCGTAAATCCGAACATCTCTTATCCAAAACAAAAATCCTATTTTGATGTGGAGAAGAAAGAAGGAGATAAATGGATCACTGCTTATGCGGATGCAAGCTGGGCCACTAAATTTTATTATAAAAAATCATTCTTACCTTTGTTTGATGATAAGATCCTACTAGTTTGGGAAACAGATAAGAATGATGTACCTGGAGTTTATAGGCTAAAACATTCTTCCTTCTATATTAATAAAGAAGGAAAAGAAGTCCCATTCTCCATTGATTGCCCCGAATTCGAATTAAAATAG
- a CDS encoding acetyl-CoA C-acetyltransferase produces the protein MEEAVLLDGIRTPFGNFGGTLKDVSAVDLGVLVSKSLLERTGVNPSDIGESIFGNVVPTGKEAIYLARHIGLKTGLPITVPALTLNRLCGSGMEAIIQAAKKIYLGESEAVLAGGSESMSNAPYVVRNARWGVKYGSAEFEDSLEQGLTDQYVGLIMGATAENLADQYKISRAEQDEWAGISQTRAEKATVEGRLKEEILPVTVGGKKPVTLEKDEFIKGAASIEKLAGLRPAFREGGTVTAGNASGLNDGAAATIITSASYAKKIGKKPLAIIRGYGHAGCDPAKMGIGPALAIPIALKKAGLKLSDMSLVEVNEAFAAQYLAVQKELGLNPEITNVNGGAVAIGHPLGASGARVAITLAYELRRRKAKYGVASLCIGGGQGIALILENPEA, from the coding sequence ATGGAAGAAGCAGTTTTATTAGACGGAATCCGCACCCCTTTCGGAAATTTCGGCGGAACATTAAAAGATGTAAGCGCAGTTGATTTAGGAGTATTAGTTTCTAAATCATTGTTGGAAAGAACAGGAGTTAATCCTTCCGATATAGGTGAGTCTATTTTCGGAAACGTGGTCCCTACTGGAAAAGAAGCTATCTACTTAGCGAGACATATAGGACTCAAAACCGGATTACCTATCACAGTTCCAGCTTTGACCTTGAACAGACTTTGCGGTTCCGGAATGGAAGCAATCATACAAGCAGCTAAAAAAATCTACTTAGGAGAATCAGAAGCGGTTCTTGCAGGTGGATCCGAATCCATGAGTAATGCACCTTATGTTGTACGTAACGCTAGATGGGGAGTTAAATACGGTTCTGCTGAATTCGAAGATTCATTAGAGCAAGGATTAACTGACCAATACGTTGGACTCATCATGGGCGCTACTGCAGAAAATCTTGCAGACCAATACAAGATCAGCAGAGCAGAACAAGACGAATGGGCTGGAATTTCCCAAACCAGAGCGGAAAAAGCAACGGTAGAAGGTAGACTAAAAGAAGAAATCCTTCCTGTAACTGTTGGCGGAAAAAAACCAGTTACATTAGAAAAAGATGAATTTATAAAAGGTGCTGCTTCTATCGAAAAACTTGCAGGACTAAGACCTGCATTTAGAGAAGGTGGAACAGTTACTGCAGGAAACGCATCCGGTCTGAATGACGGAGCTGCTGCAACTATCATTACTTCTGCTTCTTACGCTAAGAAGATTGGTAAAAAACCTTTAGCGATCATCAGAGGATACGGACATGCTGGATGTGATCCTGCAAAAATGGGGATCGGACCTGCGTTAGCAATTCCAATCGCTCTTAAAAAAGCTGGCTTAAAACTTTCAGACATGAGCCTTGTAGAAGTAAACGAAGCGTTTGCTGCTCAGTATCTTGCAGTTCAAAAAGAATTAGGCCTAAATCCTGAGATCACAAACGTAAACGGCGGAGCAGTTGCGATCGGGCATCCGCTCGGAGCAAGTGGCGCAAGAGTAGCCATCACTTTAGCTTACGAACTTAGAAGAAGAAAGGCAAAATACGGAGTCGCTTCTCTTTGTATCGGTGGTGGACAAGGGATCGCCCTTATTTTGGAAAACCCGGAAGCATAA